One Natrinema halophilum genomic window carries:
- the gatD gene encoding Glu-tRNA(Gln) amidotransferase subunit GatD encodes MNPGDRVRVDCADRTYEGVLLPSSTEEHLVVKLEGGYNVGVGRDEADVAVLAEDVYEIDGTDATGPDETEAETAGENAGSEIEFDDDLPTISLLSTGGTIASTVDYRTGAVTAQFDAEDVLRAVPDLAGRANYRGRVVANILSENMEPPLWQDLAEAVSEEIEAGADGIVVMHGTDTMQFSAAALAFMLETPVPIVFTGSQRSADRPSSDNVMNAVSAVEAAKSDCAEVLVCMHATESDDVCALHRGTRVRKNHTSRRDAFKTVGAEPLGEVDYESEAVTFHRDYQERGAVDLSIKTGLEEDVELLKFTPGMNPAFLDVVEGNEGLIIEGTGLGHVHTDLIPRIEELVDDGTTVVMTSQCLSGRVCDRVYDTGRDLLEAGVLEGGDTLPGTAKVKLMWALANSADVEEAMGTSLAGEIQERSVPWT; translated from the coding sequence ATGAATCCAGGCGACCGCGTTCGCGTCGACTGTGCGGATCGCACGTACGAGGGTGTGTTGCTCCCCTCGAGTACGGAGGAACACCTCGTGGTGAAACTCGAGGGCGGTTACAACGTCGGCGTCGGCCGTGACGAGGCCGACGTGGCGGTCCTCGCGGAGGACGTCTACGAGATCGACGGGACGGACGCGACGGGTCCGGACGAGACCGAAGCCGAGACTGCAGGAGAAAACGCGGGCTCCGAGATCGAGTTCGACGACGACCTGCCGACGATATCGCTCCTTTCGACTGGGGGGACGATCGCCTCGACGGTCGACTACCGTACCGGGGCGGTGACGGCCCAGTTCGACGCCGAAGACGTCCTGCGAGCAGTTCCCGATCTCGCGGGTCGGGCGAACTACCGGGGCCGCGTCGTCGCCAACATCCTGTCGGAGAACATGGAACCGCCCCTCTGGCAGGACCTCGCCGAGGCGGTGTCCGAGGAAATCGAAGCCGGCGCCGACGGCATCGTCGTCATGCACGGCACCGACACGATGCAGTTTTCGGCCGCGGCACTCGCGTTCATGCTCGAGACACCCGTCCCGATCGTCTTCACCGGGTCGCAGCGCTCGGCGGACAGACCCTCGTCGGACAACGTGATGAACGCCGTGTCGGCCGTCGAGGCGGCCAAAAGTGACTGTGCGGAGGTGCTGGTCTGCATGCACGCAACCGAGAGCGACGACGTCTGTGCGCTCCACCGCGGCACTCGCGTGCGGAAAAATCATACGTCCCGACGGGATGCCTTCAAGACCGTCGGCGCGGAGCCGCTGGGCGAGGTCGATTACGAAAGCGAGGCGGTCACGTTCCACCGGGACTATCAGGAGCGCGGAGCGGTCGACCTCAGCATAAAGACCGGCCTCGAGGAGGACGTCGAACTGCTCAAGTTCACGCCCGGCATGAACCCCGCGTTCCTCGACGTCGTCGAGGGGAACGAGGGCCTGATCATCGAGGGGACCGGCCTCGGCCACGTCCACACCGATCTCATCCCCCGAATCGAGGAACTCGTCGACGACGGAACGACCGTCGTTATGACCAGTCAATGTCTCTCCGGCCGGGTCTGTGACCGGGTCTACGACACCGGTCGAGATCTGCTCGAGGCGGGCGTCCTCGAGGGCGGCGATACGCTACCGGGAACGGCGAAGGTCAAATTGATGTGGGCGCTCGCGAACTCTGCGGACGTCGAAGAGGCGATGGGAACGTCGCTGGCCGGCGAAATTCAGGAACGGTCGGTTCCGTGGACGTAG
- a CDS encoding DUF7312 domain-containing protein produces the protein MVDDPSGHGDDIDDQRSESSEPEPDDGPMANADLTDSSGIGDEWGASDRVERTETRPREDAETEDSGWDGIPLDLSDSSDADAGGGTQPEDEYAPESNSTPVEPGEPDLENAVFVLLGAIAMLLVLLRLVSIPLG, from the coding sequence ATGGTAGACGATCCGTCCGGCCACGGTGACGATATCGACGACCAACGGTCCGAGTCGTCGGAGCCGGAACCGGACGACGGTCCGATGGCGAACGCCGATCTGACCGATTCGAGCGGGATCGGCGACGAGTGGGGCGCGAGCGACCGTGTCGAACGAACGGAGACACGCCCCCGCGAGGACGCAGAGACCGAGGACAGCGGGTGGGACGGGATTCCGCTCGATCTCTCCGACTCGAGCGACGCTGACGCGGGCGGAGGAACCCAACCCGAAGACGAGTACGCACCGGAATCCAACTCGACGCCGGTCGAACCCGGAGAGCCAGACCTCGAAAACGCGGTGTTCGTCCTCCTCGGAGCGATCGCGATGCTCCTCGTTCTCCTCCGATTAGTATCGATCCCGTTGGGCTGA
- a CDS encoding GYD domain-containing protein, with protein MPTYATLVDIDDRDVQNAQELASIWGEIKTEFEEHDSQLRHSYAVLGEYDFLIIFDAADREAAFKSALTLHRHGLEGKTMAIVDTDSFANLVDEI; from the coding sequence ATGCCCACCTACGCCACGCTCGTCGACATCGACGACCGCGACGTTCAGAACGCGCAGGAACTGGCGTCGATCTGGGGCGAGATCAAAACGGAATTCGAAGAACACGACTCGCAACTCCGACACTCGTACGCCGTCCTCGGCGAATACGACTTCCTCATCATCTTCGACGCCGCCGACCGGGAAGCCGCGTTCAAGTCGGCCCTGACGCTCCATCGACACGGACTCGAGGGAAAGACGATGGCAATCGTAGACACCGATTCGTTCGCCAACCTGGTCGACGAGATCTGA
- a CDS encoding MFS transporter, with protein MSARSRFADVTGLRGHLSAHDRHLLGYTTVAHALDHAVMLSIPLFVPIWIRQFDVGQTEIGLAVTVMAALFGVTAIPSGLLSDHLGADVLIPIFLGATGVALLLIRLVDGFLGLTAVLGLVGAAAGLYHPPALSLISREGDEPSKGFAYHGLGANLGIGLGPLVLTIGLTVVGWQTLLPLLAIPLIGFAFIFWWRGPDDYPEAAAYTVDGGIWQQLRSFLRVTFGLLVVMYVAAGLYYRGVLTFLPQFLDTVGTLPALDIAGATFEPGRWVYSAILLVGAVGQIAGGNLGERYGPEPVLLGVFVGTSAVLLALSALGGTTVLIAGFLFGTLLFTLPPLQSALVSKYVPDASQGLGYGLVFAINFGVGSLGASLAGTILEEGSFESLFQLFAVLPLFALIAVFALHRYSAILRS; from the coding sequence ATGAGTGCTCGCTCGCGATTCGCCGACGTGACCGGCTTGCGTGGGCACCTCTCGGCTCACGACCGACACCTGCTGGGTTATACGACGGTCGCCCACGCGCTCGACCACGCCGTGATGTTGTCGATTCCGCTGTTCGTTCCGATCTGGATCCGACAGTTCGACGTCGGACAGACCGAGATCGGCCTCGCCGTCACGGTGATGGCTGCACTATTCGGCGTGACCGCGATTCCGTCAGGCCTTCTCAGCGATCACCTGGGCGCAGACGTACTCATTCCGATATTTCTCGGAGCGACCGGTGTCGCGCTCTTGCTGATACGGCTAGTCGACGGATTTCTCGGACTCACCGCCGTGCTCGGACTCGTCGGTGCGGCGGCGGGTCTCTATCACCCGCCCGCGTTGAGTCTCATCAGTCGGGAAGGCGACGAACCAAGCAAGGGCTTTGCATACCACGGACTCGGCGCAAACCTCGGGATCGGCCTCGGACCCCTGGTGTTGACGATCGGACTCACCGTCGTCGGGTGGCAGACGCTCCTTCCGCTGCTTGCGATCCCGCTCATCGGCTTTGCGTTCATCTTCTGGTGGCGCGGCCCGGACGACTATCCCGAGGCCGCCGCGTACACGGTCGATGGGGGGATCTGGCAGCAGTTACGCTCGTTCCTGCGCGTGACCTTCGGACTGCTCGTGGTGATGTACGTCGCAGCCGGTCTGTACTACCGCGGGGTTTTGACGTTCCTGCCGCAGTTTCTCGACACCGTCGGCACCCTTCCGGCACTGGACATCGCCGGCGCCACCTTCGAACCCGGCCGCTGGGTCTACTCGGCGATCCTGCTGGTCGGTGCCGTCGGTCAGATCGCAGGGGGTAACCTCGGTGAGCGGTACGGACCCGAGCCGGTACTTCTCGGGGTGTTCGTCGGCACCAGCGCCGTGTTGCTCGCACTCTCCGCGCTCGGGGGAACGACCGTATTGATCGCCGGGTTTCTCTTCGGCACGTTGCTGTTTACGTTACCGCCGCTGCAGTCCGCACTCGTCTCGAAGTACGTTCCGGACGCGAGCCAGGGCCTCGGCTACGGCCTCGTGTTCGCGATCAACTTCGGCGTCGGCTCACTCGGGGCGTCGCTCGCCGGTACCATCCTCGAGGAAGGGTCGTTCGAATCGCTGTTCCAGCTGTTCGCGGTTCTCCCGTTGTTCGCCTTGATCGCCGTGTTCGCTCTCCATCGGTACAGCGCGATACTGCGGAGCTGA
- the metG gene encoding methionine--tRNA ligase, producing the protein MSHDEFPTEQPAVVTCGLPYANGDLHIGHLRGYIGADAFNRALEALGQESIYVCGSDMHGTPVAVNAEQEGVDPEDFALEWHHQYEETFPQFNVDFDNYGHTHDETNTEQTQEIVQTLDEKGYIYEKEIQVAYDPEADQYLPDRYVEGTCPYCGAKARGDECDEGCQRHLEPGEVENPTSTITGNPAEYRERTHKFFEVSEFADFLTDFLDGLEGTSNARNQPRQWIEDGLQDWCITRDMDWGIDYPNGDDGGDSDLVLYVWVDAPIEYISSTKQYSERVGKDEYDWERVWKDDVSASEANGGSGEPRSSGGEIVHVIGRDIIQHHTIFWPAMLEGAGYNTPRGIAATGFITINGKGLSTSRNRAIWAKEYLEEGFHPDLLRYYLTTTGGLQQDVDFSWDAFQEKVNGELVGTVGNFWYRSLLFAYRNYEGTPDADVSADVRERIEGAIGDVRESVNDYSMRGVGQAATQLAQFGNEYIQRNEPWKLTDDEPDEAAQVIRDCVQIAKAVAVLVEPITPDKAQQLWGQLGEDGDIADAHFEDALEAPPRTFDEPGELFETIEDDRVAELTEKLEDRVEAASSDDGGESTDVDAETESDETDASEAEDMEDTADLEALTEERISFDDFQELDIRVGKIETAEGIEGADDLARLEVDIGVETRQVVAGIKQLHDLDELPGEKCVLLANMEKAELFGVESNGMILAAGEEADLLTTHGDADVGEKIR; encoded by the coding sequence ATGAGCCACGACGAGTTTCCGACGGAGCAGCCCGCCGTCGTGACCTGCGGGTTGCCCTACGCGAACGGCGACCTACACATCGGTCACCTGCGGGGCTACATCGGCGCAGACGCGTTCAACCGCGCGCTCGAGGCGCTGGGTCAGGAATCGATCTACGTCTGCGGATCGGACATGCACGGGACGCCGGTCGCGGTCAACGCCGAACAGGAGGGGGTCGACCCGGAAGACTTCGCGCTGGAATGGCACCACCAGTACGAGGAGACGTTCCCGCAGTTCAACGTCGATTTCGACAATTACGGGCACACTCACGACGAGACCAACACCGAACAGACCCAGGAAATCGTCCAGACACTGGACGAGAAGGGCTACATCTACGAAAAAGAGATTCAGGTCGCCTACGATCCCGAGGCGGACCAGTACCTTCCCGACCGGTACGTCGAAGGGACCTGTCCCTACTGCGGCGCGAAAGCCCGCGGCGACGAGTGCGACGAGGGGTGCCAGCGCCACCTCGAGCCGGGCGAAGTCGAGAATCCGACGAGTACGATCACGGGCAATCCCGCGGAGTACCGCGAGCGAACCCACAAGTTCTTCGAGGTCTCGGAGTTTGCCGACTTTCTCACCGACTTTTTGGACGGTCTCGAGGGGACCTCGAACGCGCGCAACCAGCCCCGGCAGTGGATCGAAGACGGGCTGCAGGACTGGTGTATCACCCGGGATATGGACTGGGGAATCGACTATCCGAACGGAGACGACGGCGGCGATAGCGACCTCGTCCTCTACGTCTGGGTCGATGCGCCGATCGAGTACATCTCCTCGACGAAGCAGTACTCCGAGCGGGTCGGCAAAGACGAATACGACTGGGAGCGAGTCTGGAAGGACGATGTCTCCGCGAGTGAAGCGAACGGAGGCTCGGGAGAGCCCCGATCTTCCGGCGGCGAAATCGTTCACGTCATCGGTCGGGACATCATTCAACACCACACGATCTTCTGGCCGGCGATGCTCGAGGGCGCGGGCTACAATACGCCCCGCGGGATCGCCGCGACCGGTTTCATCACGATCAACGGCAAGGGCCTCTCGACGAGCCGGAACCGGGCAATCTGGGCGAAAGAATATCTCGAGGAGGGGTTCCACCCCGACCTGCTGCGGTACTACCTGACGACGACCGGTGGCCTCCAGCAGGACGTCGACTTCTCGTGGGACGCCTTTCAAGAGAAGGTCAACGGCGAACTCGTCGGCACCGTCGGCAACTTCTGGTACCGGTCGCTGCTCTTCGCCTATCGAAACTACGAGGGAACGCCGGATGCGGACGTTTCCGCAGACGTTCGAGAACGCATCGAGGGCGCGATCGGCGACGTACGCGAAAGCGTCAACGACTACTCCATGCGTGGGGTTGGACAGGCCGCGACCCAGCTCGCGCAGTTCGGGAACGAGTACATCCAGCGAAACGAACCCTGGAAGCTCACCGACGACGAACCCGATGAGGCCGCACAGGTCATCCGCGACTGCGTCCAGATCGCCAAGGCCGTGGCCGTCCTCGTAGAGCCGATCACCCCCGACAAAGCCCAGCAGCTGTGGGGCCAACTCGGCGAAGACGGCGATATCGCAGACGCTCACTTCGAGGACGCACTCGAAGCCCCACCGCGGACCTTCGACGAACCCGGCGAACTCTTCGAAACGATCGAGGACGATCGCGTCGCCGAACTAACCGAAAAACTCGAAGACCGAGTCGAAGCGGCTTCGAGCGACGACGGCGGCGAGTCTACGGACGTCGATGCGGAAACCGAAAGCGACGAAACGGACGCGAGCGAAGCCGAGGACATGGAAGATACTGCTGATCTCGAGGCGCTAACCGAGGAGCGAATCAGTTTCGACGACTTCCAGGAGCTAGATATCCGTGTCGGCAAGATCGAAACGGCCGAGGGGATCGAAGGCGCGGACGACCTCGCGCGCCTCGAGGTCGACATCGGCGTCGAGACACGGCAGGTCGTCGCGGGTATCAAGCAGCTTCACGATCTCGACGAGCTACCCGGCGAGAAATGCGTTCTACTCGCCAACATGGAGAAAGCGGAACTGTTCGGCGTCGAATCGAACGGCATGATACTCGCTGCCGGCGAAGAGGCGGACTTGTTGACGACTCACGGCGACGCGGACGTCGGCGAGAAAATTCGATAG
- the mfnA gene encoding tyrosine decarboxylase MfnA, giving the protein MQIEPQAFDRVLSSMCTEPHPVARDAAERFLATNPGDPGTYPNVTALEDDAIALLGDIAGLDDPSGYITSGGTEANIQAVRIARERADTRSPNVVMPESGHFSFQKAADLLGVELRVVPTDDRYRADLEAVRASVDDDTVLVIGVAGTTEYGRVDPIPELGDIAHAAGSMLHVDAAWGGYVLPFTDYEWHFDHAAVDTMAIDPHKMGQAAVPAGGLLVRSPDLLDELAVETPYLESTSQATLTGTRSGAGVASAVAAMEELWPDGYRRQYVRSQNNAEWLADALEKRGYRVADPTLPLVAADVPRSTFDALRAKGWRISRTATGELRVVCMPHVTREMLASFIGNLDRLEVRASVPVASDD; this is encoded by the coding sequence ATGCAAATCGAGCCGCAAGCGTTCGACCGGGTTCTTTCGTCGATGTGTACGGAGCCCCACCCGGTCGCACGCGACGCGGCCGAGCGGTTTCTCGCGACGAACCCCGGCGATCCCGGCACCTATCCGAACGTGACGGCACTCGAAGACGATGCCATCGCCCTCCTCGGCGACATCGCAGGCCTGGACGATCCGTCGGGCTACATTACCAGCGGCGGAACCGAGGCAAACATTCAGGCCGTTCGAATAGCCCGTGAGCGGGCCGACACCCGCTCGCCGAACGTCGTCATGCCCGAGTCGGGACACTTCAGTTTTCAGAAAGCCGCCGACTTGCTCGGCGTCGAACTGCGAGTCGTCCCGACCGACGACAGGTATCGGGCCGACCTCGAGGCCGTGCGCGCAAGCGTCGACGACGATACCGTACTGGTGATCGGCGTCGCCGGGACGACGGAGTACGGCCGCGTCGACCCGATTCCGGAACTCGGCGACATCGCCCACGCCGCAGGGTCCATGCTCCACGTCGACGCCGCCTGGGGCGGGTACGTCCTTCCGTTTACCGACTACGAATGGCATTTCGACCACGCCGCCGTCGATACGATGGCGATCGATCCGCACAAGATGGGGCAGGCAGCGGTTCCCGCCGGCGGATTGCTCGTTCGTTCCCCGGACTTGCTCGACGAACTCGCCGTCGAAACGCCCTACCTCGAGTCGACGTCCCAGGCGACGTTGACCGGAACCCGCTCGGGTGCGGGCGTCGCGAGCGCGGTCGCCGCGATGGAGGAACTGTGGCCCGACGGATACCGGCGACAGTACGTCCGTTCGCAGAACAACGCCGAGTGGCTCGCCGACGCCCTCGAAAAGCGGGGTTATCGGGTCGCCGATCCGACGCTGCCGCTGGTTGCAGCCGACGTCCCCCGATCGACGTTCGACGCGTTGCGGGCGAAAGGGTGGCGCATTTCGAGAACCGCGACCGGCGAACTGCGCGTCGTCTGCATGCCTCACGTCACCCGCGAGATGCTAGCCTCCTTCATCGGGAACCTGGATCGGCTCGAGGTTCGCGCGAGCGTGCCCGTCGCGAGCGACGATTGA
- a CDS encoding NfeD family protein: protein MVESLMGNVPLLLLIAGLVLMVLEALSPGAHLIVIGIALVGAGLIGVLFPPAANVLVLAGLTLVIGLAAAYVYREFDFYGGKGTAQTSDSDSLAGTTGYVTETVTNRSGEVKLDEGGFAPYYSARTTGGTIEEGAEIIVLDPGGGNVLTVESIDAIGEDEIDRALARERATSGTEEREAADGGDERDEPGSGTEPESGTEPETEKSS, encoded by the coding sequence ATGGTCGAATCCCTCATGGGGAACGTGCCGCTGTTGCTTCTAATCGCGGGACTCGTATTGATGGTCCTCGAGGCCCTCTCCCCGGGAGCCCATTTGATCGTCATCGGGATCGCGCTGGTCGGTGCCGGGCTCATCGGCGTGCTTTTTCCGCCCGCAGCGAACGTACTGGTGCTGGCAGGGTTGACGCTCGTAATCGGGCTCGCCGCGGCCTACGTCTACCGGGAGTTCGACTTCTACGGCGGCAAGGGGACGGCACAGACGTCGGACTCGGATTCGCTCGCGGGAACGACGGGTTACGTCACCGAGACAGTTACGAACCGAAGTGGCGAGGTCAAACTCGACGAAGGCGGCTTCGCTCCCTACTACAGTGCGCGGACGACCGGCGGCACGATCGAGGAAGGAGCGGAGATAATCGTTCTCGACCCGGGCGGCGGCAACGTCCTCACCGTCGAATCGATCGACGCGATCGGCGAAGACGAGATCGACCGCGCACTCGCACGTGAACGAGCGACGTCCGGGACCGAGGAGCGAGAGGCTGCCGATGGCGGCGACGAACGGGACGAACCGGGGTCCGGAACCGAACCAGAATCCGGTACGGAGCCTGAAACGGAGAAATCGAGCTGA
- a CDS encoding GNAT family N-acetyltransferase, with product MSLDPTIEIRRATHDDYEAVAAFTSDLWPERGGDYIPRIYHDWLEESDETGKKTVLAEVDGEVAGIVQGVMLSSDEAWFQGMRVAPDFRRQGVSSRLNDATFEWSREQGATVGRVMIFSWNTVSLGAARANGYEPITEFRFAHPDPDSDANGPCRVSSDPTAAWRYWTHSDARKHLQGLGLDPDESWAVRELTRQDFDRLSDETAVFAVEGDDGLAGVGYRSRTDEREVGSDDSNGSDDATESRSETLAEYGLAAWEDIDAARSLFAAIARDAADCGADETRVLIPETARFVTDAAATGTTISEEPDFVLGIDLTGR from the coding sequence ATGTCCCTAGATCCCACTATCGAAATTCGGCGCGCCACACACGACGATTACGAGGCCGTCGCTGCCTTCACCAGTGACCTCTGGCCCGAGCGCGGCGGCGACTACATTCCGCGGATCTACCACGACTGGCTCGAGGAGTCCGACGAGACCGGCAAGAAAACCGTCCTCGCAGAAGTCGACGGCGAGGTCGCTGGCATCGTACAGGGTGTGATGCTCTCGTCGGACGAGGCGTGGTTTCAGGGGATGCGCGTCGCCCCGGACTTCCGTCGGCAGGGAGTGAGCAGTCGGCTGAACGACGCGACCTTCGAATGGAGTCGCGAGCAGGGCGCGACCGTCGGCCGTGTTATGATTTTTTCGTGGAACACGGTTTCTCTCGGGGCGGCACGCGCGAATGGCTACGAACCGATCACCGAGTTCCGGTTCGCCCACCCAGACCCCGACTCGGACGCGAACGGGCCGTGCAGGGTCTCGAGCGATCCGACGGCGGCCTGGCGCTACTGGACCCACAGCGACGCGCGCAAGCACCTGCAGGGACTCGGCCTCGATCCCGACGAGTCGTGGGCCGTCCGGGAACTCACCCGGCAGGATTTCGACCGACTGAGCGATGAGACGGCCGTCTTTGCGGTCGAGGGTGACGACGGGCTCGCGGGTGTCGGCTACCGGTCGCGAACGGACGAACGCGAGGTCGGGTCCGACGACTCGAACGGGTCGGACGACGCGACCGAATCCCGGTCCGAGACGCTGGCCGAATACGGTCTCGCCGCGTGGGAGGACATCGACGCCGCCCGCTCGCTGTTCGCCGCGATCGCTCGAGACGCGGCCGACTGCGGCGCAGACGAGACGCGCGTCCTGATCCCCGAAACGGCGCGGTTCGTCACCGATGCCGCTGCGACGGGGACGACGATCTCCGAGGAACCGGATTTCGTACTCGGAATCGATCTCACGGGTCGCTGA
- a CDS encoding DUF5518 domain-containing protein yields MTHQHSSLWADIINSISSGHFSSAVLWGTLVGCFASIVEYNVSAMGTEPYSVRYGILLGGIVAGFLYASSWRDAVKAGGYAGAIPVIVLAPLVYFFLMVELTPTIQVDGGVLLWTIGSSIIIYPATVFIGMILGAIGGFIGYSLASAVSYTPWSV; encoded by the coding sequence ATGACCCACCAGCATTCCTCACTTTGGGCCGACATTATCAACTCCATCAGCAGTGGTCACTTTTCTTCGGCCGTTCTCTGGGGGACGCTCGTCGGTTGTTTCGCTTCTATCGTTGAATACAATGTATCTGCCATGGGCACAGAACCGTACTCAGTTCGCTACGGAATACTCCTTGGAGGTATTGTCGCCGGATTTCTCTATGCAAGTTCCTGGCGGGACGCCGTGAAAGCCGGCGGATATGCGGGTGCAATCCCTGTTATCGTTCTGGCCCCGCTCGTCTATTTCTTCCTCATGGTGGAGCTTACACCAACGATCCAAGTCGATGGCGGTGTACTGCTTTGGACAATCGGTAGTTCAATTATTATTTATCCGGCTACAGTTTTTATCGGGATGATATTAGGCGCAATAGGTGGGTTTATCGGCTATTCACTGGCCTCAGCCGTCTCGTACACTCCGTGGTCAGTGTAA
- the pyk gene encoding pyruvate kinase — MRNAKIVCTLGPASNDRETIRDLAAAGMSVARLNASHGTRDARAALIDRIREVDEERAKPVAVMLDMQGPEIRTAPLPEGETVTLKTGTEIRFVEGDEVSPDRVGLSLPIDAVEPGDRILLDDGLIETTVLTDERREAAEDGAIRARVDTGGDLGGRKGVNVPGVDLDLDVVTESDRKDLELAAEKGVDFVAASFVRDADDVYAVNEVLEEDGADIPIVAKIERAGAVENLDEIIDAAYGVMVARGDLGVECPMEDVPMIQKRIIRNCRDAGRPVITATEMLDSMVHARRPTRAEASDVANAVLDGTDAVMLSAETAVGDHPVAVVDAMDSIISQVENSGEYAELLEQRVPASGEARTDALARSARFLARDIGADAVVAATESGYTALKTAKYRPGVPVVASTPSQAVRRQLALTWGVTPLYAPVSDQSADAVVEKAVQAALDAGVAASGDTVVVLCGMMTDLEGANTTNMLKVHVAADALTTGRVVVEGRVTGPIVRISDGDLTDVPDGSILALTDEFDEEFTGDTSRIVGIVDAERGMTGYPALVARELSLPMISDADLTGFEGNADGDTVTLDAERGVVYGGDIGDRTERA, encoded by the coding sequence ATGAGAAACGCGAAGATCGTCTGTACGCTGGGGCCGGCGTCGAACGATCGGGAGACGATACGGGACCTTGCCGCTGCCGGTATGTCCGTCGCGCGGCTCAACGCGAGCCACGGAACCCGCGACGCGCGTGCAGCCCTGATCGATCGCATCCGTGAGGTCGACGAGGAACGAGCGAAGCCAGTCGCAGTCATGCTCGACATGCAGGGTCCGGAGATTCGGACCGCACCGCTGCCCGAGGGCGAGACGGTCACGCTGAAAACGGGCACGGAGATTCGATTCGTCGAGGGAGACGAGGTCTCGCCGGACAGAGTCGGACTCTCGCTGCCGATCGACGCCGTCGAGCCGGGAGATCGCATTCTGCTCGACGACGGACTGATCGAGACGACTGTCCTCACAGACGAAAGACGAGAAGCGGCCGAAGACGGTGCGATTCGCGCACGGGTCGATACCGGTGGTGATCTGGGCGGCCGCAAGGGCGTCAACGTTCCCGGCGTCGACCTGGATCTCGACGTCGTCACCGAGTCGGACCGCAAGGACCTCGAGTTGGCCGCCGAGAAGGGCGTCGACTTCGTCGCGGCGAGTTTCGTCCGCGACGCCGACGACGTATACGCGGTCAACGAGGTACTCGAGGAGGACGGTGCGGATATACCGATCGTCGCAAAAATCGAACGCGCAGGTGCAGTCGAGAACCTGGACGAGATCATCGACGCCGCGTACGGCGTGATGGTCGCACGTGGCGATCTCGGCGTGGAGTGCCCGATGGAAGACGTACCGATGATCCAAAAGCGGATCATCCGCAACTGCCGTGACGCAGGCCGACCGGTCATCACAGCGACGGAAATGCTCGATTCGATGGTCCACGCGCGTCGGCCGACGCGTGCGGAGGCCTCGGACGTGGCGAACGCGGTCCTCGACGGAACCGATGCCGTGATGCTGTCGGCCGAAACCGCGGTCGGCGATCACCCCGTCGCCGTCGTCGATGCGATGGATAGCATCATCTCTCAGGTCGAAAACTCGGGTGAGTACGCCGAGTTGCTCGAGCAACGGGTCCCCGCCTCCGGCGAGGCACGAACGGACGCGCTGGCACGCTCCGCGCGTTTTCTGGCCAGGGATATCGGTGCGGATGCGGTCGTCGCCGCGACGGAATCCGGGTACACGGCGCTGAAGACGGCGAAGTACCGTCCCGGCGTGCCGGTCGTCGCCTCGACGCCGAGTCAGGCGGTGCGCCGTCAGCTCGCACTGACCTGGGGGGTAACGCCGTTGTACGCACCCGTTTCGGATCAGAGTGCCGATGCCGTCGTCGAAAAAGCCGTTCAGGCCGCGCTCGACGCCGGTGTCGCCGCGAGCGGCGATACCGTCGTCGTCCTCTGTGGCATGATGACCGACCTCGAGGGGGCAAACACGACGAATATGCTGAAGGTCCACGTCGCTGCCGACGCGCTGACGACCGGACGAGTCGTCGTCGAAGGTCGAGTGACCGGTCCCATCGTCCGAATTTCGGACGGTGATCTGACGGACGTTCCCGACGGATCGATCCTCGCCCTTACGGACGAATTCGACGAGGAGTTTACCGGTGATACGAGCCGAATCGTCGGTATCGTTGACGCCGAGCGGGGAATGACTGGGTATCCGGCACTTGTCGCCCGCGAACTGAGTCTCCCCATGATCAGCGACGCGGATCTCACAGGTTTCGAGGGGAATGCGGACGGCGATACCGTTACGCTCGACGCTGAACGAGGGGTCGTCTACGGCGGCGATATCGGGGACCGAACCGAGCGGGCCTAA